A single genomic interval of Rosistilla ulvae harbors:
- a CDS encoding putative quinol monooxygenase: MANLTIVAHIHAKADQIDFVKSELEKMVAPTRAEKGCVQYDLHLDNDHPTHFMFFENWESRELWQDHSNSQHVQAYRAASEGAVESFTLHEMTQIA; this comes from the coding sequence ATGGCAAACCTCACTATCGTCGCACACATCCACGCCAAAGCCGACCAGATTGATTTCGTGAAGTCGGAACTAGAAAAGATGGTCGCTCCCACACGTGCGGAAAAAGGCTGTGTGCAATACGACTTGCACCTAGACAACGATCACCCGACGCATTTCATGTTCTTCGAAAACTGGGAATCCCGCGAACTGTGGCAGGATCACAGCAATAGCCAGCATGTGCAGGCCTATCGCGCCGCATCCGAAGGGGCTGTGGAATCGTTCACGCTGCATGAAATGACGCAGATCGCATAG
- a CDS encoding NADH:flavin oxidoreductase/NADH oxidase — MKLFEKYSLKDVTMRNRIVVSPMCQYSSVDGAPNDWHLVHLGSRAVGGAGMVIVEAAAVSPEGRISPGDAGIYSDDQVEPYAKINRFMKQQGAVPGIQIAHAGRKASASRPWEGDEHIGPDQGGWDTIAPSAEAFGGSLPKVPKAMSLDDIARVKMNFVQAAVRALEAGFECLQVHFAHGYLAHEFYSPLSNKRTDQYGGSFENRIRFMLETFEAVREVWPERLPLMVRLSVTDWIDGGVTVEESIELTRQLKASGLDLLDVSHGFVTPDISKIPWGPGMMLPIAGRIREEVGIPTTASWLITEPEQAAAAVDDGQVDVVSLAREMLRDPYWPFHAAKQLGLADAEQILPIQYARAAR, encoded by the coding sequence ATGAAACTGTTTGAGAAGTACTCCTTAAAAGATGTCACGATGCGGAATCGCATTGTGGTCTCGCCGATGTGTCAATATTCGTCGGTCGACGGGGCTCCCAACGATTGGCATCTTGTCCATTTGGGATCGCGGGCCGTTGGCGGTGCGGGAATGGTGATCGTCGAAGCTGCGGCGGTCTCGCCCGAGGGGCGTATCAGCCCAGGAGACGCCGGCATTTACAGCGACGATCAAGTCGAACCGTATGCGAAGATCAACCGGTTCATGAAACAACAGGGCGCGGTTCCGGGGATTCAGATCGCACACGCCGGTCGCAAGGCGAGTGCCAGCCGACCGTGGGAAGGCGACGAACACATCGGCCCGGACCAAGGAGGCTGGGATACGATCGCTCCTTCGGCTGAAGCGTTTGGCGGCAGCCTGCCCAAGGTTCCCAAAGCGATGAGCCTCGATGACATCGCACGCGTCAAAATGAACTTTGTCCAGGCCGCGGTTCGCGCCCTCGAAGCCGGCTTCGAATGCCTACAAGTTCACTTTGCACACGGCTACCTTGCTCACGAGTTCTACTCGCCGCTATCGAACAAGCGGACCGACCAGTACGGCGGCAGTTTTGAGAATCGGATCCGCTTTATGCTGGAAACCTTTGAAGCGGTTCGCGAAGTCTGGCCCGAGCGGCTGCCATTGATGGTGAGGCTGTCGGTCACCGATTGGATCGACGGCGGCGTCACCGTTGAGGAATCGATCGAATTGACGCGGCAGTTGAAAGCGAGCGGATTGGATCTATTGGACGTCAGCCACGGCTTTGTCACTCCCGACATTTCGAAGATCCCTTGGGGCCCCGGAATGATGTTGCCGATCGCCGGTCGTATCCGTGAAGAGGTCGGCATCCCTACGACGGCAAGCTGGTTGATCACCGAACCGGAACAGGCCGCAGCGGCCGTCGACGATGGTCAAGTGGATGTCGTCTCGTTGGCTCGTGAGATGCTCCGCGATCCCTATTGGCCTTTCCACGCTGCGAAGCAACTGGGCCTCGCCGACGCTGAACAGATTCTGCCGATTCAATACGCTCGCGCGGCGAGATGA
- the nfsB gene encoding oxygen-insensitive NAD(P)H nitroreductase — protein MLQTESTNGNAAGYDIVHFAKNRYSAKAYDPSRKISDQDVEKIKELLRYSASSVNSQPWHFILTSSDEAKEKIAKSTDRIYPFNSNSIRKASHVVVFCSKLDIEEDYLQRVLQQEEKDGRFAADPAMKDRMHAGRNMFINIHKQDMKDVQHWMDKQVYLNIGSFLLGVAAIGIDATPMEGIEVKVLDDEFGLRERGYSSLVVVTLGYHDPEADYNAKLTKSRLPYSEILTEV, from the coding sequence ATGCTTCAGACAGAATCGACCAACGGAAACGCCGCCGGATACGACATCGTTCACTTTGCCAAGAATCGCTATTCCGCCAAAGCTTACGATCCCAGCCGCAAGATCTCCGATCAGGATGTGGAGAAGATCAAGGAGCTGCTCCGCTACAGTGCGTCGAGCGTCAATTCTCAACCGTGGCATTTCATCCTCACGTCGTCCGACGAAGCGAAAGAGAAGATCGCCAAATCGACCGACAGAATCTATCCGTTCAACAGCAACTCGATTCGCAAAGCATCGCACGTTGTCGTCTTCTGCAGCAAGTTGGACATCGAAGAAGATTACCTGCAACGGGTGTTGCAGCAGGAGGAGAAGGACGGTCGCTTCGCTGCCGATCCGGCGATGAAGGATCGAATGCACGCCGGCCGCAACATGTTTATCAACATCCACAAACAGGACATGAAAGACGTTCAACATTGGATGGACAAACAGGTCTATCTCAACATCGGTTCCTTCCTTCTTGGCGTTGCGGCGATAGGGATCGATGCGACGCCGATGGAAGGCATCGAAGTCAAGGTGCTGGACGACGAGTTTGGACTGCGCGAACGTGGCTACAGCAGTCTGGTTGTCGTGACGCTCGGTTATCACGATCCCGAAGCCGACTACAACGCCAAACTGACGAAGTCCCGACTGCCGTATTCGGAAATCCTTACCGAAGTCTGA
- a CDS encoding response regulator, which yields MKRSLRIVIADDEADIRQGFRRLLCKLGCEVVGEAENGRDLIALCAAERPDLVITDVRMPEMSGIEAAKVLAKASAIPVIVVSSYERPDDEDCAFIADFLLKPTCITELRAAINKACDGAF from the coding sequence ATGAAACGCAGCCTGAGAATTGTGATCGCCGACGACGAAGCCGATATTCGTCAGGGATTTCGCCGGTTGCTGTGCAAGCTGGGCTGCGAAGTGGTCGGCGAAGCGGAGAACGGCCGCGATTTGATCGCGTTGTGCGCGGCGGAGCGGCCGGATCTCGTGATCACCGACGTTCGGATGCCTGAGATGTCGGGAATTGAAGCTGCCAAAGTGCTCGCCAAAGCAAGCGCGATCCCCGTGATTGTCGTCTCTTCTTACGAACGCCCCGACGACGAAGACTGCGCGTTCATCGCCGATTTCTTGCTCAAGCCGACCTGCATCACCGAACTGCGAGCCGCGATCAACAAGGCCTGCGACGGCGCGTTCTAG
- a CDS encoding sigma-54-dependent transcriptional regulator, giving the protein MAKTALDILFVDDDSDFAAGCIRWFQKNGHRVTHTTRGQDGVAQCEKLDFDIAVLDWNLPGLSGLELVQRIRDAAAETEIIILTGEGTIENAVESMRRGVFDFLSKPFPMAELERRCLGALERRKLRKENTQLREVIDRTKRPATTMIGQSEPIQKVFRLIDRIAPTDKPVLIEGESGTGKELVAQAIHQGSPRGNRPMVTVNCAALPEQLVESELFGHEQGSFTGATAAKPGLFEVADGSTLFIDEVGELPLALQPKLLRVLEDGSMRRIGSEKERRVDVRIVAATNRSLKEEVAEGRFREDLYYRINLLTVHLPPLRDRGDDVSVLIDHLLGNGPELEAEARTALLAYDWPGNIRQLVNTIERAKILADDLITIEDLPDEFQSLGSVGSAETPANEGSLMTLQREHIAEVLARENGNKSAAARILGVERRKLYRMMKQHGIEV; this is encoded by the coding sequence ATGGCAAAAACTGCGTTGGACATATTGTTCGTCGACGACGATTCCGATTTCGCGGCGGGTTGTATTCGCTGGTTCCAGAAGAACGGGCACCGCGTCACGCACACGACTCGCGGACAGGATGGCGTCGCCCAGTGCGAGAAGCTTGATTTCGACATCGCCGTCCTCGATTGGAATTTGCCCGGTCTCAGCGGGCTGGAACTGGTGCAGCGGATCCGCGACGCCGCCGCCGAAACGGAGATCATTATCCTGACAGGCGAAGGGACGATCGAGAACGCTGTCGAATCGATGCGTCGCGGCGTCTTCGACTTTCTCTCCAAACCGTTCCCGATGGCGGAACTGGAACGTCGTTGTCTGGGAGCATTGGAACGTCGGAAGTTGCGGAAGGAAAATACGCAGCTGCGCGAAGTCATCGACCGCACGAAGCGTCCGGCAACGACGATGATCGGCCAGTCCGAACCGATACAAAAAGTCTTCAGATTGATCGACCGTATCGCTCCGACTGACAAGCCGGTGCTGATCGAAGGCGAAAGCGGGACCGGCAAGGAACTAGTCGCCCAAGCGATCCATCAGGGCAGCCCCCGCGGCAACCGCCCGATGGTCACAGTGAACTGTGCCGCGTTGCCGGAACAGTTGGTAGAGAGCGAGTTGTTCGGTCATGAACAGGGTTCGTTCACCGGCGCGACTGCGGCAAAGCCGGGCCTGTTCGAAGTCGCCGACGGGAGCACGTTGTTTATCGACGAGGTTGGCGAGTTGCCGTTGGCATTGCAGCCGAAGTTGCTGCGGGTGCTGGAAGATGGGTCGATGCGGCGGATCGGTTCGGAGAAGGAACGCCGGGTCGATGTCCGGATCGTTGCGGCGACTAATCGCAGCCTGAAGGAAGAGGTGGCCGAAGGACGTTTTCGCGAAGACCTCTATTACCGAATCAATCTGCTGACAGTCCACCTTCCGCCGCTGCGCGATCGCGGTGATGACGTCAGCGTTTTGATCGATCACCTTTTGGGAAACGGCCCCGAATTGGAAGCCGAAGCGCGGACGGCGCTGCTGGCATACGACTGGCCCGGCAACATCCGGCAATTGGTCAACACCATCGAACGGGCGAAGATCCTCGCCGACGATCTGATCACTATCGAAGACCTGCCCGACGAATTCCAATCGCTCGGTTCGGTTGGTTCGGCGGAAACGCCCGCCAACGAAGGCTCGCTGATGACGCTGCAGCGGGAACATATCGCGGAGGTGCTCGCTCGAGAAAATGGCAACAAATCGGCAGCCGCCCGGATCCTGGGTGTCGAACGCCGCAAGCTCTACCGGATGATGAAGCAACACGGAATCGAGGTTTAG
- a CDS encoding zinc-binding alcohol dehydrogenase family protein, translated as MKAIGYKTAGPITAPDALIEFEAASPELQPHDLLVEVRGISVNPVDVKVRASQTPDSGTKIIGYDAAGVVRQIGSEVSRFKVGDEVFYAGDITRPGTNAEFHAVDARIVGIKPSSLGFAEASGFPLTSITAWELLFDSLAVEEGAGEGESLLVIGGAGGVGSILIQLAKKLTGLTVIATASRPETIQWVEKMGADHVINHRESLGEQLKTLSLQPRYVASLTGTDGHFPAIIELIQPRGHVAFIDDPQTLDINAGKPKALNFSWEFMFARSMFQTDDMEVQHQLLNRVSQMIDDGTLISTVNNNLGKISVETLKQAHADQESGRAIGKNVLDGFQ; from the coding sequence ATGAAAGCGATCGGATACAAAACTGCCGGCCCCATTACCGCCCCAGACGCACTGATCGAATTTGAAGCCGCATCGCCAGAATTGCAGCCTCACGATCTATTGGTCGAGGTTCGCGGTATCTCGGTTAATCCAGTCGACGTAAAAGTGCGTGCCAGTCAAACACCGGACAGCGGCACCAAGATCATCGGCTACGACGCGGCTGGCGTTGTCCGCCAGATCGGTAGCGAGGTCAGTCGTTTCAAGGTGGGTGACGAAGTCTTTTACGCCGGCGACATCACGCGTCCGGGGACCAATGCGGAGTTCCATGCCGTCGATGCACGAATCGTTGGCATCAAGCCATCGTCGCTTGGTTTCGCCGAAGCCTCCGGTTTTCCGCTGACATCGATCACCGCTTGGGAACTACTGTTCGATTCGTTGGCCGTAGAAGAAGGTGCAGGTGAAGGCGAGAGTCTTTTGGTGATCGGCGGCGCTGGCGGCGTCGGGTCGATTCTGATCCAACTTGCAAAGAAGCTTACCGGGTTAACGGTCATCGCCACTGCGTCGCGTCCGGAAACGATTCAATGGGTTGAGAAAATGGGAGCGGATCATGTGATCAACCATCGCGAATCGCTCGGCGAGCAATTGAAGACGCTCTCGCTGCAACCCCGTTATGTCGCTTCGCTGACCGGCACCGACGGACACTTTCCCGCAATCATCGAACTGATTCAGCCTCGCGGTCATGTCGCGTTCATCGACGATCCACAGACGCTCGACATAAACGCGGGCAAACCGAAGGCGTTGAACTTCAGTTGGGAGTTCATGTTCGCCCGATCGATGTTTCAAACCGACGACATGGAAGTCCAACATCAGCTACTAAATCGCGTCTCGCAGATGATCGACGACGGAACGTTGATTTCTACCGTCAACAACAACTTGGGCAAGATCAGCGTTGAAACACTGAAACAAGCCCACGCGGACCAAGAGAGCGGCCGAGCGATCGGCAAAAACGTACTCGATGGGTTCCAATAG
- a CDS encoding GAF domain-containing protein, whose translation MMNERDLLESDLRGQTRVLKRLAQGASLDEVLHTLVEVAEESRPDMIGSVMLMEAESGTLRLAASRRLPDFYRTSVDRRIPGPRCGSCGTAAFTGKRVVVEDIATDPLWHGFRDIPEQASLRACWSEPIIASTGEVLGTFAMYYSVPRSPCASELEFVSSIASLAALAIERVRYQSEVERERAVLKTIVNGIPDALLMTGLDRNITHFSRGACRMFQYDADEVLGKSTSILYADRSDFERMAEERFHIAADEKFEATEVQWRRKSGATFVGEMVGKVIRDERDHPLGFLALIRDITDRKRAEACLAESRDKLVQAERLAAMGKMVSAIAHESRNALQRIQVGIDVLEYDIEPDSEAREDLNRIRRAKSDLQHMHDELRSFAGPIQLDSSTANLAEVWRQAWTNLHVLHQGRDVQLIEAIDDVDLVCELDVFRIEQVFRNLFENSLAACADPVRITVACSNRNDGEQRMLCVSVRDNGPGLPEELRSRVFEAFYTTKAKGTGLGMAIAERFITAHRGTIEISDHPDGAEFLMTLPQ comes from the coding sequence ATGATGAACGAACGAGATCTATTGGAAAGCGATTTACGTGGGCAAACGCGGGTGTTGAAGCGTTTGGCCCAAGGGGCATCGCTGGACGAAGTGCTGCACACGCTTGTTGAAGTCGCCGAGGAATCGCGTCCCGACATGATCGGTTCGGTCATGTTGATGGAAGCGGAATCGGGGACGTTGCGGTTGGCAGCGTCCCGGCGTTTGCCCGATTTCTATCGCACCTCGGTCGACCGCAGAATCCCTGGTCCCCGCTGTGGATCTTGCGGAACCGCAGCCTTCACCGGCAAACGGGTCGTCGTAGAAGATATCGCGACCGATCCGTTGTGGCATGGATTTCGCGATATCCCGGAACAAGCCTCGTTGCGTGCCTGTTGGTCCGAACCGATCATCGCATCGACCGGCGAAGTCCTGGGGACATTTGCAATGTATTACTCTGTTCCAAGGTCGCCTTGCGCGAGCGAACTGGAGTTTGTCTCCAGCATCGCCAGCCTGGCGGCGTTGGCGATCGAGCGGGTTCGATATCAGAGCGAAGTTGAACGCGAGCGGGCGGTGCTGAAGACGATCGTCAACGGAATCCCCGACGCTCTCTTGATGACCGGGTTGGACCGAAACATCACCCACTTCAGCCGCGGGGCGTGCCGTATGTTCCAGTACGATGCGGATGAAGTGTTGGGCAAATCGACTTCGATACTATACGCCGATCGATCCGACTTCGAACGGATGGCCGAGGAACGTTTTCATATCGCGGCCGATGAAAAATTCGAAGCTACCGAGGTCCAATGGCGACGAAAATCGGGCGCGACCTTTGTCGGCGAGATGGTCGGGAAAGTGATCCGCGACGAACGGGACCATCCGTTGGGATTCCTCGCCTTGATTCGCGACATCACCGACCGCAAACGGGCCGAAGCCTGTCTGGCGGAGAGCCGCGATAAACTGGTCCAGGCGGAACGCTTGGCTGCGATGGGGAAGATGGTTTCGGCGATCGCTCATGAGAGTCGCAACGCGTTGCAACGGATTCAAGTTGGCATCGATGTCCTGGAGTACGACATCGAACCCGATTCGGAAGCTCGCGAAGATCTGAACCGGATCCGCCGGGCGAAAAGCGATTTGCAACATATGCACGATGAACTTCGCAGTTTTGCCGGACCGATTCAGTTGGATAGCTCAACGGCCAATCTCGCGGAGGTCTGGCGGCAGGCGTGGACGAACCTGCACGTCCTGCATCAAGGACGGGACGTTCAGTTGATCGAAGCGATCGATGACGTCGATCTCGTCTGCGAATTGGACGTCTTCCGAATCGAACAGGTGTTCCGCAATCTGTTCGAAAACTCGTTAGCCGCCTGCGCCGATCCTGTCCGTATCACCGTCGCCTGCAGCAATCGCAACGACGGCGAACAACGGATGCTTTGCGTTTCGGTCCGCGACAATGGACCTGGGCTGCCGGAAGAGCTGCGGTCTCGTGTTTTCGAAGCCTTTTACACGACCAAGGCGAAGGGAACGGGTTTAGGCATGGCGATTGCAGAGAGGTTTATCACCGCGCATCGAGGGACGATCGAAATCAGCGATCACCCCGACGGTGCCGAATTCCTGATGACTCTCCCCCAATGA
- a CDS encoding sulfatase, with amino-acid sequence MCLAVLSTAVCTWQVRATDTQGRDRPNVLFIAVDDLACTLGCYGDLVAKTPNIDRLAAEGTCFQRAYNQLPLCNPTRASVMTGLRPDQIKVYDLDRHFRDQLPDVITLPQAFQAAGYFAARVGKIYHYNVPASIGTDGFDDPPSWNRTVNPKGRDKADEALVFNAEPHRQISGALSWLAADGRDEEQTDGMIASEAIKIMREKKDQPFFLGVGFFRPHTPYVAPKKYFEMYPLDSLRLPYAPPGDRDDIPTAAFAHNCPVPNYGLDHKTLLQATQAYYACVSFVDAQVGRLLDAVEELGLSEETIVVFWSDHGYHLGEHDGVWQKRTLFEQGARAPLIVRVPGQKSRGDCRQIVEFVDIYPTLTDLAAIPSPPGLAGRSLRPLIDNRQADWDGFAVTQVLRPADARLSEPVMGCSIRTHRYRFTEWGEGKHGVELYDHQSDPNEFHNLAVDPDAATTAVIDRLRPLLRSKASGKTPTVPVNPARL; translated from the coding sequence ATGTGCCTCGCTGTTCTGTCGACTGCGGTTTGCACATGGCAGGTTCGGGCGACAGACACGCAGGGTCGCGACCGGCCAAATGTGTTGTTCATCGCAGTCGATGACTTGGCTTGCACGCTGGGTTGCTACGGCGATCTGGTCGCCAAGACGCCCAACATCGATCGGCTGGCAGCGGAAGGGACATGTTTTCAGCGAGCTTACAATCAGTTGCCGCTGTGCAACCCGACGCGTGCTTCGGTGATGACCGGACTGCGGCCCGATCAGATCAAAGTCTACGACCTCGATCGCCATTTTCGCGACCAGCTGCCCGATGTCATCACGCTGCCTCAGGCGTTCCAAGCCGCAGGCTACTTCGCGGCACGTGTCGGTAAGATTTATCACTACAACGTTCCCGCGTCGATCGGAACCGATGGCTTTGACGATCCGCCCTCTTGGAATCGAACTGTCAATCCCAAGGGACGCGATAAGGCCGACGAAGCACTCGTCTTTAATGCCGAACCGCATCGGCAGATCAGCGGCGCGCTCAGCTGGCTGGCCGCAGACGGACGCGACGAAGAGCAGACCGACGGGATGATCGCCAGCGAAGCGATCAAGATCATGCGAGAGAAGAAGGACCAGCCGTTCTTTCTGGGCGTCGGCTTCTTCCGCCCGCACACGCCGTACGTCGCGCCGAAGAAGTACTTTGAAATGTATCCCCTCGATTCGCTGCGGTTGCCATACGCTCCCCCCGGCGATCGCGACGACATCCCAACCGCCGCATTCGCTCACAATTGTCCCGTTCCCAATTACGGGCTCGATCACAAAACGTTACTGCAAGCAACGCAGGCCTACTACGCTTGCGTGTCGTTTGTCGACGCCCAAGTCGGCCGGTTGTTGGACGCAGTGGAAGAGCTTGGTTTATCCGAAGAGACGATCGTCGTCTTCTGGAGCGATCACGGATATCATCTGGGCGAACACGATGGCGTCTGGCAAAAGCGAACCCTATTCGAGCAAGGAGCTCGCGCGCCGTTGATCGTCCGCGTGCCGGGACAGAAGTCGCGAGGTGACTGCCGGCAAATCGTTGAGTTTGTCGACATCTACCCGACGCTGACCGATCTGGCAGCGATCCCGTCACCGCCCGGTCTGGCGGGGCGCAGTTTACGGCCATTGATCGATAATCGGCAGGCTGACTGGGATGGCTTCGCCGTCACGCAAGTGCTCCGTCCCGCGGACGCTCGGTTGTCCGAACCGGTGATGGGCTGCAGCATTCGTACCCACCGATACCGCTTCACCGAGTGGGGTGAGGGAAAACATGGCGTCGAGCTGTACGATCACCAATCCGATCCGAACGAGTTCCACAATCTCGCGGTCGATCCCGACGCGGCCACAACGGCGGTGATCGATCGACTGCGTCCGCTGCTGCGTTCTAAAGCCTCGGGCAAAACACCAACCGTCCCCGTCAATCCAGCTCGGCTGTGA
- a CDS encoding sulfatase family protein yields MNSSPSSTCQIMLVAFCAAALTGFCHGDARAERSNILWIYVDDMSDWMGCYGDPIAATPNINRLAEGGVLFQHAYMPAPVCSTTRSALITGTMQTTHGLHQHRTMIKKPLPDDLTTIPELFRQAGYLTFNEAKDDYNFVRDRETMYSPEFQRPSRKQVNSHMLGRDASWLKPLKGRRFFGQIQLNGGKFGGETGAKFPTESRFDTDRVSVPPQYPDHPVFRDAIARHYEQIAETDAQVGAILEALKAYDLWDNTAVFFFTDHGSPLPRAKQFLYEDGLKVPLIVHWPTGNDVITRRGNVRADLVSGIDITASTLGLAGIAVPEFMEGVDLFAEDYAPQQYVISARDRMGNAIDRIRTVRSQRFRYIRNYELDRALFQPQYRDKYATFMTLQKLLRLGKLSPIQASYFDAEHRPAEELYDLVNDPHQINNLAENPEFRAVLESHRRHLADWEEATDDKGRYPESRESLKRVFESSAGKCVSPEYDFLK; encoded by the coding sequence ATGAACTCTTCGCCATCAAGCACATGTCAAATTATGTTGGTCGCGTTTTGCGCCGCGGCGTTGACCGGCTTCTGTCACGGCGACGCGCGTGCGGAACGTTCAAACATACTGTGGATCTATGTCGATGACATGAGCGATTGGATGGGATGTTATGGCGATCCAATCGCGGCGACTCCCAACATCAATCGGCTTGCCGAAGGGGGCGTTCTGTTTCAGCACGCCTACATGCCAGCTCCCGTCTGTTCGACGACGCGGTCGGCTTTGATCACCGGCACGATGCAGACGACGCACGGCTTGCATCAACATCGAACGATGATCAAGAAGCCGTTGCCCGATGACCTGACGACGATCCCCGAGTTGTTTCGCCAGGCCGGGTATTTGACGTTTAACGAGGCGAAAGACGATTACAATTTCGTGCGAGATCGCGAGACAATGTATTCGCCGGAGTTCCAACGTCCGTCGCGGAAACAGGTGAACTCGCACATGTTGGGTCGCGACGCATCGTGGCTTAAACCGCTGAAAGGACGACGGTTCTTCGGCCAGATTCAACTGAACGGGGGCAAGTTCGGTGGCGAGACGGGAGCGAAGTTTCCGACCGAAAGCCGCTTCGATACCGATAGGGTTTCGGTGCCGCCACAATATCCCGACCATCCCGTCTTCCGCGACGCGATCGCAAGGCATTACGAACAGATCGCCGAAACCGACGCGCAGGTCGGTGCCATTTTGGAGGCGTTAAAGGCGTACGACCTGTGGGACAATACTGCGGTCTTCTTCTTTACCGATCATGGCAGTCCGCTTCCCAGAGCGAAGCAGTTTCTATACGAGGATGGGCTGAAGGTGCCCCTGATCGTTCATTGGCCCACAGGCAACGACGTAATCACTCGGCGAGGTAACGTGCGAGCGGATCTTGTCAGCGGCATCGATATCACCGCCAGTACTCTTGGTCTAGCGGGAATCGCGGTCCCCGAGTTCATGGAGGGAGTCGATCTGTTCGCCGAAGACTACGCTCCCCAGCAATACGTGATCTCGGCGAGAGACCGGATGGGGAACGCTATCGATCGGATTCGAACGGTTCGTTCACAGCGGTTTCGCTATATCCGAAACTACGAACTGGATAGAGCCTTGTTCCAGCCACAATACCGCGACAAGTACGCAACGTTTATGACGCTGCAGAAACTGTTGCGTTTGGGAAAACTGAGTCCGATCCAGGCTTCGTATTTCGACGCAGAACACCGCCCGGCGGAAGAGCTTTACGATCTCGTGAACGATCCTCACCAGATCAATAACCTGGCGGAGAATCCCGAATTTAGAGCGGTCCTGGAAAGTCATCGTCGACATCTTGCCGATTGGGAAGAGGCAACCGACGACAAGGGACGTTACCCCGAGAGTCGCGAATCGCTGAAGCGTGTCTTCGAATCATCGGCCGGCAAATGTGTCTCGCCCGAATACGACTTCCTAAAGTGA
- a CDS encoding DUF488 domain-containing protein — protein MLHRQKAILQLLQSVGRLVSPAELTAWACLLRHEFPSSGGSAFYDFVPYTNGAASFALDQELGKLTDQGFLVRDEEASFTVAAGAEFQSPDDLVQKDLSRLVERFGDGDTEKLLDYVDNAFPAYTVNSKRRQLAQRPTADPAVYTAGYEGLSIDAFLNHLVENGIRRVIDVRNNPNARRYGFHRSTLQRLTGRLEIEYLHLPELGIKADQRQHLDTIDDRKALFDRYETSTLEENTAAIDRVAELMLQLPSVLICLEADPVCCHRSRIAKRVAERTSLPIQNL, from the coding sequence ATGCTCCATCGTCAAAAAGCCATTCTCCAACTATTGCAATCCGTTGGCCGACTGGTTTCCCCGGCGGAATTGACCGCATGGGCCTGCCTGCTGCGCCACGAATTTCCGTCGTCCGGCGGCAGCGCGTTCTATGACTTTGTCCCTTACACAAACGGGGCAGCTTCATTTGCGTTGGATCAGGAACTGGGCAAGCTGACCGACCAGGGCTTTCTGGTTCGAGACGAGGAGGCAAGTTTCACAGTCGCCGCCGGCGCAGAATTCCAGTCGCCGGACGATTTGGTTCAGAAAGATCTCTCGCGCCTGGTGGAACGCTTTGGTGACGGGGACACCGAAAAGCTTCTCGATTACGTCGACAATGCGTTCCCCGCTTATACGGTCAACAGCAAGCGGCGTCAGCTTGCTCAACGACCGACTGCGGATCCTGCGGTCTACACGGCGGGTTATGAAGGGCTCTCGATCGATGCGTTTTTGAACCACCTAGTGGAAAATGGAATCCGTCGCGTGATCGATGTTCGTAACAATCCCAATGCCCGGCGTTACGGCTTTCATCGCAGCACGCTGCAGCGGTTGACCGGGCGACTGGAGATCGAATACCTCCACCTTCCCGAACTCGGAATCAAAGCCGATCAGCGGCAACATCTCGACACGATCGACGACCGCAAGGCATTGTTCGACCGCTACGAAACGAGCACGCTCGAAGAGAATACAGCGGCGATCGATCGTGTTGCTGAACTGATGCTGCAACTGCCGTCGGTACTCATCTGCTTAGAAGCCGATCCGGTCTGCTGCCACCGCTCGCGGATCGCCAAACGGGTTGCAGAGCGAACGTCGCTGCCGATTCAGAATCTGTGA
- a CDS encoding sigma-70 family RNA polymerase sigma factor has translation MTSPCDEQEASRDERFVALVASSQVPLRAFLRTLLRCDADLDDVLQETNMVLWRKRGDYDPTRTFMSWACKIAHLQTLAYWKKHGRQCHQSLSEPLVAEIAAISAQQAEETNEKLALLRSCVQQLNETRRRLLQSRYQKQVSVKQLAEVQGRTAESLAMELFRIRIQLRSCVERKLDAEVAS, from the coding sequence GTGACATCTCCTTGCGACGAACAGGAAGCCTCGCGTGATGAACGATTTGTCGCGTTGGTCGCTAGTAGCCAAGTACCTCTGCGGGCGTTTCTAAGGACGCTGCTGCGATGCGATGCCGATTTGGATGACGTGCTGCAGGAAACAAATATGGTGCTGTGGCGGAAACGTGGGGATTACGATCCCACCCGCACATTTATGTCTTGGGCGTGCAAGATCGCCCATCTTCAAACCTTGGCATACTGGAAGAAGCATGGACGCCAGTGCCATCAGTCGCTCAGCGAGCCGTTGGTTGCGGAAATCGCCGCAATCTCGGCTCAACAAGCCGAAGAGACCAACGAGAAGCTGGCCCTGTTGCGTTCGTGTGTCCAGCAACTAAACGAAACCCGACGTCGTTTGCTGCAATCGCGTTATCAAAAGCAGGTGTCCGTCAAGCAGTTGGCGGAAGTGCAAGGCCGAACGGCTGAATCGTTGGCGATGGAGTTGTTCCGAATTCGCATCCAGTTGAGAAGTTGTGTCGAGCGGAAGTTGGATGCTGAGGTGGCGTCATGA